In the Rhodospirillaceae bacterium genome, one interval contains:
- a CDS encoding chemotaxis protein — protein sequence MRTLKIFVSAMLCSGFFNVAAFADEFGTEEEAKALLQRAIAILQVDKSRAMEMFTSGDGGLIQKDLYVFCFSRDGTVTAHPGSVGVNLFENGATDLKGNPLGKTLWNAAQPGGSGEVTYNTWRATTGSPEEFKKTTFVRRIMGQVCGVGYYPRT from the coding sequence ATGCGAACTTTAAAAATATTTGTTTCGGCTATGCTTTGTTCTGGTTTTTTCAATGTGGCTGCATTTGCTGATGAATTTGGGACGGAGGAAGAAGCAAAGGCTTTGTTGCAACGGGCCATCGCCATTCTTCAGGTAGATAAATCTAGAGCCATGGAGATGTTTACTTCGGGGGACGGGGGGCTCATCCAGAAGGATTTGTACGTTTTTTGTTTTTCTCGTGATGGCACCGTCACGGCTCATCCTGGTTCCGTGGGCGTTAACCTTTTTGAGAATGGGGCTACGGATCTGAAAGGAAACCCTCTCGGAAAAACCTTGTGGAATGCCGCCCAACCTGGTGGATCCGGGGAGGTGACATATAACACATGGAGAGCGACGACAGGTTCGCCCGAAGAGTTTAAGAAAACCACTTTTGTGAGACGGATTATGGGCCAAGTGTGCGGAGTGGGTTACTATCCGAGAACCTGA
- a CDS encoding cyclohexanone monooxygenase produces the protein MNLNARPDGGAENKSRLDYDAIIIGAGVAGLYQLYSLRRLGLKARTFEAGSGVGGTWYWNRYPGARFDSESWTYGYSFSQELLDEWDWKENFSSQPENERYLNFVADKFELREHIQFNSTVVSAHYHDDTHSWEVTLDNGSQYVARFLITAIGILSAPTMPTIPGISSFKGESFHTYHWPKKEVDFTGKRVGVIGTGATAVQAVQEIAKNVGHLSIFQRNPNWCAPLKNSKISEEEMRSIRSRYSEIFARCHETPGCYIHSADPRKTLETPPDQRLEFWEELYESPGFGIWQGNFADMLTDREANRLASDFIANKIRQRVNDPAVAEKLIPKNHGFGTRRVPLETHYYEVFNQENVELVDINETPIQTITADGIRTSDKEYEYDIIIYATGFDAITGSFDRIDIRGIEDVKLKDIWHDGPQTYLGILVEGFPNMLMAMGPHSGLGNYTRTAEYSVEWITGLIQYAGVHGLTRFTTTNHGVKEWTDYVLGLGEDLLMNEVGSWMTGVNKNVKGKQAPRIMRYSGGHPAFRKHCDAIAADGYQSLVWSRLRDTYISGS, from the coding sequence ATGAATCTTAACGCAAGGCCTGACGGCGGTGCGGAAAATAAAAGTCGCTTGGATTACGACGCCATTATAATTGGTGCGGGTGTTGCAGGGCTCTATCAATTATACAGTCTACGCAGACTTGGGTTAAAGGCTCGTACATTCGAAGCGGGAAGTGGTGTTGGTGGCACATGGTACTGGAATCGTTATCCTGGCGCGCGGTTTGACTCAGAGAGTTGGACCTATGGCTATTCGTTTTCCCAAGAATTGCTAGATGAGTGGGATTGGAAAGAAAATTTTTCTTCCCAGCCAGAAAATGAACGCTATCTCAATTTCGTAGCAGATAAGTTTGAGTTGCGTGAACACATTCAATTTAACTCCACCGTAGTTTCTGCACATTACCATGATGATACACACAGTTGGGAGGTAACTCTTGATAACGGTTCTCAATATGTTGCTCGCTTCTTAATTACGGCGATCGGAATTCTTTCGGCCCCAACCATGCCTACCATTCCTGGTATATCCTCCTTTAAGGGGGAATCCTTTCACACATATCATTGGCCGAAAAAAGAGGTCGACTTTACAGGAAAGAGGGTTGGCGTCATCGGCACTGGCGCAACTGCTGTGCAGGCAGTTCAGGAAATTGCAAAGAACGTAGGTCACTTATCTATTTTCCAGCGTAACCCAAACTGGTGCGCTCCGTTGAAAAATAGTAAAATTTCTGAAGAAGAAATGCGCAGTATTCGCTCCCGTTATTCGGAGATTTTTGCACGTTGTCACGAAACACCCGGTTGCTACATTCACTCCGCCGATCCTCGTAAAACCCTTGAAACGCCGCCAGATCAGCGCCTTGAGTTCTGGGAGGAACTTTATGAGAGCCCAGGCTTTGGAATTTGGCAAGGGAACTTTGCTGATATGCTCACTGACCGTGAGGCAAATAGGCTGGCGAGCGATTTTATCGCGAATAAAATACGCCAGCGGGTCAACGACCCAGCTGTTGCGGAAAAATTGATCCCAAAGAACCATGGCTTTGGGACCCGTCGGGTGCCATTAGAGACCCATTACTATGAAGTGTTTAATCAAGAAAATGTGGAACTAGTGGATATTAATGAAACTCCTATCCAGACGATCACAGCCGACGGAATAAGGACGAGCGATAAGGAGTATGAGTATGACATTATTATTTACGCTACTGGGTTTGATGCGATCACAGGTTCTTTTGACAGAATAGATATTCGAGGCATCGAAGATGTGAAGCTTAAAGATATTTGGCATGACGGGCCACAAACCTATTTGGGAATACTCGTTGAGGGATTTCCTAATATGCTCATGGCGATGGGGCCGCACTCTGGCCTGGGGAACTATACTCGGACTGCCGAATACAGCGTTGAATGGATAACGGGGCTCATTCAGTATGCAGGAGTACATGGTTTGACGCGGTTCACCACAACTAACCACGGGGTGAAGGAATGGACTGATTATGTGCTGGGTTTGGGTGAGGATCTATTGATGAATGAAGTTGGTTCCTGGATGACTGGCGTTAATAAAAATGTCAAAGGGAAGCAGGCTCCTCGGATTATGCGTTATAGCGGCGGGCATCCTGCCTTTCGAAAGCACTGTGATGCCATAGCTGCAGATGGTTACCAATCGCTTGTTTGGTCCAGGTTGAGGGATACGTACATCAGTGGAAGTTAG